TCAATCAATAGAAGAAAGAAATAAATTTATTATGAAGCACTTTTATGGAAAATATACACAATCAGATATAGCAATATTTTTTAATATGTCTCAATCACAAATCTCAAATATTATAAGACAATATCAAGGGGTTTGATAAAATGAAAAAATTTAATCGGATATTCAAAAGATTATTGAAGCAAATTAAAAGTTTATTAACAGAAAATGAATATTTAAAATTAATAGAATATTTTATTTTTATGTTAAAAAAGAATAAAGAAATTATAGAAAATAAACTAGCTGGTGGAATAAATAATTTAAAATTAGAAAAAATACAAGCAAGAAGAGGAGAAGTTTTTATTGCAAATTTTGGATATAATATAGGCTCAGAATTCAGATATATCCATTATTGTGTAATTTTGAAAGTAGATGGGACTATGGCTATTGTACTTCCTTTAACCTCAAAAAATAAAAATGCTAGTTTTTCAATTAATTTAGGAACTATAAATAAAATTGGAAATAATAAAGATAGTTATGCTCTTCTAAATCAAATAAAAGCAATAAGTAGAGCTAGATTGCTAAGACCAGTTTTTAATGGAAAAACTAAATTTATAAGATTAAATAGTATTCAATTGAATTTAATTGATAATGAAATGAAAAGATATTTTAACTTGACATAATATATATATTATGTCATAATATAGTAAATAAAGAGGCTATACGCCGAAACAGAACGACATTAAGGGAGGGAAAGTTAAAAACTTTCTCTCTATTTTTTTCCAGAATTAAAATTAAAAAAGTGACCACTATTTATGAGGCTACTTTTTTAATTGGTATTATTAATTTTTTTAAATAAATACTGGGTAGTTATAATCTATTTTAAAAATCTTATGGCTTTTCTTGGTATATAAAAAATATTCTTCGCTTTTATCTTCCACATTAGTCATTCTTAAAATTTTATAATCTTCTGTATTTTCAATATATTCTACCTTAATTTTTTTTCTTTCTTCCTCGCTATAACTATTAAAAAGGTCATAAAGTCTAGCCATTTCTCTTTTTTCCTCCTCATATATCTATCCATTTTTCAACTGACATAGTCAAATAGAGTTTTACTATAATATAACCGTTATATAACTACGGTATAACCACAATATAACTAAGCTATAACTGATATTTTATTTATATCTTTTTAAGAAATCCCAAAATATAAAATTAACAAGAACAGATAAATTCACTTTATTAAGTACAGCAATTTTTTTAATTTGTTCGTATTGTTCCATATTACTTTTTATTCCAATAGTTCCAGTATTTTTCATTAATAAAACTTCACTAGGAAAATCAATAATTCCCTCTTCCAAAATAACAAAATCTTTCTCATTTATTCTTTTTTTGTACTCTTCAATCATTTGTTTTAATATTTGCATATTTTCACTATCTTTAAAATATACAGATAATTCTTGATTTATCGTAGATAATGTTTCATTTTCTTTAATTTGTGAAGACGAAGAAAAATCTTCCTTAATATCTTCGGCAGGGTCTTTTTCTTCTTTAATTTCTTTTTGATTTTTAGTTTCAAATTCTAAAAAATTTAATTCATCTGCATTGAAATTATTCCCATACTTTTCAAGCCATTGGTCCTTTTTATTTTTGCTATTAAAGTATTTTTTTATAATTTCTTTTAAATCTTCTCCAGCTTGAACACTCTTTTTTACATTATCAATTTTTTCCTTAGTTTGATAATTTAAAGCCATAACAACTCAACTCCTTTTTTATAACCGATATATAACTAATATATAACCAATTAAAAACTATTCAATAACTAAGTTATAACCATCATATAACTATGGTATAACTACAATTCGGATAGTTTTTTATATATAAATGGTCTTGAAACTTCCAACATTCTAGCTAACTGACTTATATTAAAAGCACTCTTTCCAGCTTTAAATTCTTTTAATAATTTTATTTGTTCTGCTGTTAAGATTTTACCTTTTCTTCCTATTACTTCTCCAGTTCTATTGCTTATCATTTTTCCTTTATCATTTTTTTTAAGTGCATTATATCCTTGCTTTTGTCTTTCTTTTATTAGTTCTCTTTCTTGTTCAGCAACATACATAAATACGGATATTATAAGTTTTGCCACTCCTTGCATTTCTGTGGTAATACTTTCTTTTATAAATTTTGCTTTTATTCCTCTTTTTTCTAATGTTTCAAGCTCTTTAATAGCTCCATTTATATTACGACTAAATCTATCAAGTGCTGTAAATACTATTACATCTCCAACAGCACAAACTTCTAATAGTCTTTTATATTCTATTCTACTTTTAAAATCTTTACCACTTGCAAATTCTGTATAAATATTTTCAGCAGGTACTCCATTATCTTTTAAAATTTTTATTTGTCTTTCAAGGCTTTGCTCTTTTGAAGATACTCTTGCATAACCATATATCATTGTAAATAAAACCCCCTTTTTTAGAGTTTACACTTTTAAGATATTTTTAATATTCTAAAATATACATTTTTACGATATTTCTTATATTATATCTCTACTTGTAATAAAAGTCTACTTTTATTTACATATAACTAACTAACTTCTAACTAACCAAAATATAAAGTTTCTAACGGTTATATAACTACTAACTAACTTCTAACTAATGTGACAGCTTTATCCGAAATTTCTCCTGCTGGTCGGGAGAAATGAGGATATATTGCCATAAAATAAAATCGCCACTTCTTGTGGCGATATAGTGAGGTGCTTCAGCACCATTATTTATTTAATATTTTATCTTCTATATTTGTTTTTGTTGTAATAAATCATTAAAATGATTTATTTGTACTTCAGAAACACTTTTTCCAACTGTTTCTAATAAATCATTAATTTCTTGGTCTGACAAATATTTTCTTAAATCATTGCTATTTTTTATAAAAGTATTCCAGCTATTTTCTAAATTTATATTGAATTTAACAACATTAGGTAAAAAATTTTTTTCTATATATTGAGTTAATTCATTATAAGTTCTTTCTTTATCTGTTAAATTTGGAAAATTATCAAAAAAATCTTCTTTACTTTTTATAGCTTTTTCAAATAGATTTTTTTCTTCAGCTTCATCAGCTGGAATAATTACTATTTGTTTAATAGTTTTTCCATCAAAACTAACATCTTGTAATTCTATTCTAGGTCTGCTTTTATCTTCAACAGATAATGTACTTTCTTTTCCATCATCTTTATTATCTTTACCACACCCTACTAAAAATAGTCCTAATACAATTAAAATATTAAATAACAACTTCTTCATTTTAACAACTCCTTTATAATTAATTTGTTTATATCCCAATAGTCTGCAAAATTACTTTTCCCTTTTTTAATTATTGTTAGTATTTTCTTCTGTTTTAGGCTTTTCTACTTCTATTTTATTAAATTGAATATTATTAAGTTCTAATTGTTTTAAAGCTATTTTACCTTTTAGAAGTTCTACATTGTTTCTTCTAATAGCTATTTTTTTATTAAGTCTTTCCTGGTCTTTTTTTATTTTAATTATTTCCTCTTCATTTTTTTTAATTTCCAGATTTAAGTCATTTATTTCCTCTATTATTTTATTTTTTTCTTCCATTCCTGCTCTCCTTTTAGATTAGATTTTCCAAATTCTATAAGCTCGTTATTTATTTCTTCAGCTGTCATATCAGTTGTTTCAAATTTTTTTAATAACTCTTTTGATTTTTTTATTACTTCCTCTTTTGTTATATTTTCTTTTAATTTATCCATACATAATTACCTCACTTTTTAATATATTATATCATTTTTTTCTTTTCATTTGAAGGCTTTTTATAAATCAAAAATATGATTAATTACAAGAGTAGCATTTTGCAAAGTGCTACATTGTAATTAACTTAATAGCGAAGTTGCTAAAGCAAATTCTACTATTAAGGCAGGGAGTACCCTTGCAACCCCTAAAAAAAATAACAAGCGAGAGTAAACTTCTTATGTTATTTTTTTAATCTCCATAGCCCTTGCCTTTATCAATTTCTATTTCTTCATCTTCAAAGCCATAATCTTCAACTGCTATTTCATTTAATGCTTTCATTTTCTCAAATACATCATCAGGACAAAAACTATTTATAGTTTCTAAAATTTTATCATCATTTTTTATAGCAAATTCTATTTCATTTTTTGCAGAATTAAAATATCTTCTAATCTCATCTTTAAAAATGTTATAATTCTCTTTTTCAAAGTTACTAAATGTTTCTAAATTTGAAAAACAGTAAAAAATATCTCCAGCTTTTATTTTATCAATTCTTTTTAGTACCTTTTGTAATTCTTTTATTTTATCCCCTACAATCCTTGTAGCTTTCTTTTCATCTACAATTTTTTTCTTTTCTTCAAGTATTTTTTCTTCAGTTTCTAATTCTTTTAATATATCAGTATTTTCTTTTATACTATTCTTTTTATCTTTAATAGCAGTTTCTAATTTGTTTTCTTGTTCTTCTAATTCTTGTAATTCTTTTCTTTTTTCTGTATTTGCTTTCTTTTTTTCTTCAGCTTGTCTTATTAAATTTTCTATATTAGTTCTATTATTTTGTATTTCTTCTAATTCTTTTTTTCTAGTTTGTAATAATGTTTCTTCTTGCTCTTTCTTTTTTTCCTTTTCTTCAGCTTCTTTTTTTATTTTCTCTAAATCATCATCAAAACTATTTATTTTAGTTTTATAAATTGACATTATTTCATCATTTGCTTTTACTTTTTCTTCAATTTCTTTTACTTCAATAGTCTTTGTCTTTAATTCATCATTTATTTTATTATATTCGTTTATTTTATCTTTTAATTGGTTTTCAAGAAGATATTGTTTTTCAATGTTGTTTTGTATTGCAATTAATGAATTTTTAGCACTCTCTAACTCTTCATTTTTAAACTCTACTTCATTTTTTATCTCTAATAAGTCTTTTTTTCTTTCTTTTAGGTCTTTTTCAAGTTCTTCTTTACTTTTTACATTTTCTTGCAGGTCTGCAATTTCTTTTTCTTTTTCTTCCTTTACCCTTTTTTGTTCTTTTATAACAATATCTAGCTCTTTCTCTAATCTTGTTAGTTTAGATTGTTCCTCTTTCTTGGTTTCAATTTCTTCTTTTAGCTTTTTTAGATCTTCATCAAGTTCTGATAAATTTATATCCAGTTCTCTTTTAAATTCTTTTCTATCTCCTACTTTTTTTGCAACTTCCAATATCTTTTTGGTATCTTTGTAATCCTCTACTGATAAATGTTCCTCTATTTCACAACCTTTTTTTAACTCTTTGGAAGTGCCATATATTTTGTTATACTCCTGTATAAATATTTCTTCTACTTCTTTTCTAACTTCATATAGAGTTTTTAAAGTTAATACCTGCCTTTGACTTACTTGTTTTTCTAATCCTCTCTTTTGATTTTCTACTACTGGAACGGCTATAAGGTGCAGGTGTGGGCTTGTTTCGTCAAGGTGTAAACTTGCATTTACTGTTTTTATTCCTCTTTTTTCTAGTATACCAATAGCCTTTTCAAATATATCTTTGGTTTTTGCTTTATCTTCTATTGAAACCTCTTCCCAATCTTGTTTATCTCCTATTTGAAATATAAACTCAACAGCTATATTATTTCTTTCTTTATTTATCTTTTCTAAATAATCTACAATCTTTCTTCTCTCATCTTTTTGCTTTTGGTTGTACTTATATACAGCCTCTCCAAACTCTTCTTTATAAAATTTCCTTATATCCTCTGTGATATTTTTAGTCCCTTTTAAAGTTATATTGTATTTACTTAAACTTAAATCTATTTGTTCATTTTTATTATTTTTATATTTTCTATTATTATGTAGGTCACATCTTTTAATTTTATCCATACTATCTATTGCATTTTTTCCACTTCCAGCGTGTATACTTACACTAATTTCATCAGCCATTTTTACACCTACCTTTTTAGTTTTTAAAATTTTAATCTTAAAACACTTGGAACAATGTTTTAATTTAAAATTTTTTAGGGGTTGCAAGGGTACTCCCTGCCTTAATAGTAGAATTTGCTTTAGCAACTTCGCTATTAAGTTAATTACAATGTAGCACTTTGCAAAATGCTACTCTTGTAATTAACTATAATTTTAACAAAAAAATACTGAAAAATGAAGTAAATAAAATTTTATTTTTTATTCACAAAAAAATGACCTCGTGAGAGGTCATTTAAGGCTTGTCAAAATAAAAAGAGGTATTATAGTATACCTCTATTTTTTAATTTTTTTCTTCTTTTAGTTTTAAAATTTCTTTTTTATAATTTTCTATTTTAATTTTATAATTTTCTATTTTATCTTCTATATATTTTCTTTTTTCTTCAAGTTCTTCAAGTTCTAGGTCATCATCTTCCATTATTTTAAATAGTTCTTTTTTATAAAACTCTATTTGATATTCTGTTTTTTTAATTTTTCCCTCATAAACCTCTTTTGTATATTTAAGATTTAATTTTGTTTCTTCTTTTTCAGCTGGGATAATATTATACTTCTGGGATTGACTTGCACTAAAAATAGTTTTTAAAAGTTCCATATCACTATTAGAAGTTTCTTCCTTTTGTTTGTCTATCCAATCTTGTTTAATTTTATTATATTCTTCTTCAGTTACATCTACCTTTAATAATACTTGTTGCTCTATTTGTTCGGGAGTTATATTTTTTCTAACTTCATAATCTGTTATGTCTTTTACAAACTCTTTTAATGAAGTTATACCTTTTGTATTTCTATTATTTTCTTCAGCTTTTTTCTCTTCATAATCAGCTGGTAAATAATCTTTTAGAACAGCTTTTTCTTCTAAAATTAATTTTGAGAAATATGCAGGTTTATTCTTAATATTATTATCATTTTGAACATATTCCCACTGGTCTTTTAAATATTGTTTTATATACTCTAAACTATTATTTTTTAATAAATTTTCTAATACTTTTCTATGTTTAACTG
This DNA window, taken from Fusobacterium periodonticum ATCC 33693, encodes the following:
- a CDS encoding type II toxin-antitoxin system PemK/MazF family toxin, yielding MKKFNRIFKRLLKQIKSLLTENEYLKLIEYFIFMLKKNKEIIENKLAGGINNLKLEKIQARRGEVFIANFGYNIGSEFRYIHYCVILKVDGTMAIVLPLTSKNKNASFSINLGTINKIGNNKDSYALLNQIKAISRARLLRPVFNGKTKFIRLNSIQLNLIDNEMKRYFNLT
- a CDS encoding recombinase family protein is translated as MIYGYARVSSKEQSLERQIKILKDNGVPAENIYTEFASGKDFKSRIEYKRLLEVCAVGDVIVFTALDRFSRNINGAIKELETLEKRGIKAKFIKESITTEMQGVAKLIISVFMYVAEQERELIKERQKQGYNALKKNDKGKMISNRTGEVIGRKGKILTAEQIKLLKEFKAGKSAFNISQLARMLEVSRPFIYKKLSEL
- a CDS encoding plasmid recombination protein; amino-acid sequence: MADEISVSIHAGSGKNAIDSMDKIKRCDLHNNRKYKNNKNEQIDLSLSKYNITLKGTKNITEDIRKFYKEEFGEAVYKYNQKQKDERRKIVDYLEKINKERNNIAVEFIFQIGDKQDWEEVSIEDKAKTKDIFEKAIGILEKRGIKTVNASLHLDETSPHLHLIAVPVVENQKRGLEKQVSQRQVLTLKTLYEVRKEVEEIFIQEYNKIYGTSKELKKGCEIEEHLSVEDYKDTKKILEVAKKVGDRKEFKRELDINLSELDEDLKKLKEEIETKKEEQSKLTRLEKELDIVIKEQKRVKEEKEKEIADLQENVKSKEELEKDLKERKKDLLEIKNEVEFKNEELESAKNSLIAIQNNIEKQYLLENQLKDKINEYNKINDELKTKTIEVKEIEEKVKANDEIMSIYKTKINSFDDDLEKIKKEAEEKEKKKEQEETLLQTRKKELEEIQNNRTNIENLIRQAEEKKKANTEKRKELQELEEQENKLETAIKDKKNSIKENTDILKELETEEKILEEKKKIVDEKKATRIVGDKIKELQKVLKRIDKIKAGDIFYCFSNLETFSNFEKENYNIFKDEIRRYFNSAKNEIEFAIKNDDKILETINSFCPDDVFEKMKALNEIAVEDYGFEDEEIEIDKGKGYGD